The Porites lutea chromosome 11, jaPorLute2.1, whole genome shotgun sequence genome includes a region encoding these proteins:
- the LOC140952246 gene encoding zinc finger SWIM domain-containing protein 7-like, protein MAFSLRYVADQLFSEVRFAKEQHCHLTDELLSALHCVFHQPLLHALDLVDQRNITRLTTPSGRVLHQVTGSSNQVYNCLISGDFCTCPSYTFTVLVKMEALMCKHLLAVHLAEALGESKKQDISDEDFVAYMCYDSSADDKNTKELHV, encoded by the exons ATGGCCTTTTCCCTTCGATATGTGGCGGATCAACTTTTTTCTGAAGTTAGATTTGCAAAGGAACAACATTGTCATC TGACAGATGAGCTACTATCTGC GTTGCACTGTGTTTTCCATCAGCCATTGCTACATGCTTTAGACCTGGTAGATCAGAGGAACATCACCAGACTAACTACACCTAGTGGAAGAGTACTCCATCAG GTTACTGGAAGTTCCAACCAGGTTTATAACTGCCTTATATCTGGTGATTTTTGTACATGTCCATCATATACATTCACAG TGTTAGTAAAGATGGAGGCACTTATG TGTAAGCATCTTCTTGCTGTTCACCTTGCGGAAGCTCTTGGAGAAAGCAAAAAACAAGATATCAGTGATGAAGACTTTGTGGCTTACATGTGTTATGACAGCAGTGCAGATGATAAAAACACCAAAGAACTGCATGTATAG
- the LOC140952744 gene encoding protein fem-1 homolog B-like gives MAASARKRRRGSKYSDDPIRKVREVISNGDAVLLNKVLQEMSSIERACVLKATNVNSRFLGYASGDTLLHYAVRLNRCSCDVLNCLIENGADVNVRTEYSKCTPLMIATHLKNLNAVEFLLKHGAIVDLRDKLNKSSLHYGVESFIRALRSSDTSLDVVNCLLNHGADINAPMNGKYTLLMSASSCHQVELVNFLLEQGANVLLKDEDGNTALHLACGIWSSASCACDVLNCLTENGADINAIRNDNSTPLMLASSGGYVDQVTFLIKHGANVHLQDKNGDTALHYAARNMNNWLEIVCALTAAGVSHMCNNQGLTPLLVASSIGNIAAVEELLKNQEVTKGQRIDALELLGATIFTRPSWAVYDILSEGFSYLMRGMEERFADPLHPLLKQPMKPIDAYQNRQESQSLEELVEIGESRNALTMESLIIIERVLGENNSELLNHIRSAARYFEHNDHSTCIGLYKHAFKTAQICNQSAVEDIHSLSQNLLKICYENKLLSDQQNQAYVVELLEAIIYEYERISILSKKKRKGKIFQADLKTLFMCSVEAVSLISSGHHFEVDKASTVSVFTRRLCALNPRDHQGRSLLHEAVERCQQNSLLLVKNLLHGGLNVNATDHQGNTPLHVAVLSNPCHDMIYLVTNLCEILLNEGAHQDFVNHDGKTAMDLAKTDEVRSFLQEKRKLELKCISARAVKRFELPYLGVVPKILEKFISMH, from the coding sequence ATGGCAGCTTCAGCTAGAAAGAGACGAAGAGGAAGTAAATATTCCGATGATCCGATAAGAAAAGTACGGGAAGTTATTTCAAATGGAGATGCTGTCTTACTAAACAAAGTTCTCCAGGAGATGAGCAGCATCGAACGAGCTTGTGTGTTAAAAGCAACAAACGTTAATTCACGTTTTCTTGGTTATGCTAGTGGTGACACTCTCTTGCATTATGCAGTTCGCCTCAATCGCTGTTCCTGTGATGTTTTGAACTGTTTGATTGAAAATGGAGCGGATGTGAACGTACGTACAGAGTATAGCAAATGCACACCATTGATGATAGCCACTCATTTAAAAAATCTGAATGCAGTAGAATTTCTTCTAAAACACGGAGCTATTGTTGATCTTCGAGACAAGCTTAACAAATCAAGTCTCCATTATGGAGTTGAAAGCTTTATAAGAGCATTACGCAGCAGTGATACTTCACTTGATGTTGTGAATTGTTTGTTAAATCATGGAGCTGACATAAATGCCCCTATGAATGGCAAATATACTCTTTTAATGTCGGCAAGTAGCTGTCATCAAGTCGAGCTAGTTAACTTTTTACTTGAACAAGGGGCAAACGTTCTCCTGAAGGACGAAGATGGTAACACAGCTCTGCACTTAGCCTGTGGAATTTGGAGTTCCGCCTCTTGTGCATGTGATGTTTTGAATTGTTTAACTGAGAATGGAGCTGACATTAACGCTATTAGAAATGACAACTCTACACCCCTTATGTTAGCTAGTAGCGGTGGTTATGTTGATCAAGTAACGTTTCTCATAAAGCATGGCGCTAATGTCCATCTTcaagacaaaaatggcgataCAGCGCTACACTATGCTGCTCGTAATATGAACAACTGGTTAGAAATTGTTTGTGCTTTGACTGCGGCCGGAGTATCTCACATGTGTAACAATCAAGGACTAACCCCCCTTCTTGTAGCGAGCAGTATTGGCAATATCGCAGCAGTCGAGGAATTACTCAAGAACCAAGAGGTAACTAAAGGGCAAAGAATTGATGCTCTAGAACTTCTTGGTGCTACTATATTTACTAGACCCAGTTGGGCTGTTTATGACATTTTAAGTGAAGGATTTTCATACCTAATGCGTGGCATGGAAGAAAGGTTTGCTGATCCTTTGCACCCATTGTTAAAACAACCAATGAAACCCATTGATGCTTATCAAAATAGACAAGAGAGTCAATCGCTTGAGGAACTTGTAGAAATAGGTGAATCTAGGAATGCTCTAACAATGGAAAGCCTTATTATTATAGAGCGAGTCCTTGGAGAAAACAATTCTGAACTGCTTAATCACATAAGAAGTGCTGCTCGATACTTTGAACACAATGATCATTCTACTTGCATAGGACTTTacaaacatgcatttaaaacaGCCCAGATCTGCAATCAGTCAGCTGTAGAAGATATACATAGTCTATCACAGAATTTGCTTAAGATATGTTATGAAAATAAGTTATTAAGTGATCAACAAAACCAGGCATATGTAGTTGAATTACTTGAGGCAATTATTTATGAGTATGAAAGAATCAGCATCTTGtctaaaaaaaagagaaaaggcaAGATTTTTCAAGCAGATCTAAAGACCTTGTTTATGTGTTCAGTTGAGGCTGTTTCACTTATTTCCAGTGGTCATCATTTTGAAGTAGACAAGGCCTCAACTGTGTCAGTGTTTACAAGACGGCTTTGTGCCTTAAATCCTCGAGATCATCAGGGACGTTCACTGTTACATGAGGCCGTTGAAAGATGCCAGCAAAACTCActtttattagtgaagaatctTTTACATGGTGGACTTAATGTAAATGCCACAGATCACCAGGGAAACACTCCACTTCATGTTGCCGTCCTTTCAAATCCTTGCCATGATATGATCTATCTTGTCACTAACCTGTGTGAGATCTTGTTAAATGAAGGTGCTCATCAAGATTTTGTCAACCATGATGGTAAAACAGCCATGGACTTGGCTAAAACTGATGAGGTTCGAAGTTTCCTTCAGGAGAAAAGAAAACTGGAATTGAAGTGCATCAGTGCCAGGGCTGTGAAGAGGTTTGAACTTCCTTATTTGGGGGTGGTGCCCAAAATATTGGAAAAATTTATAAGTATGCATTAG
- the LOC140952391 gene encoding phosphotriesterase-related protein-like encodes MASGQIQTVLGDIEPSALGRTLTHEHIKMDYKCCIQPPWRASDAEKMVNSEINLANLGWIQHNPYSHKLNLSLGDEPFDDMVKELNLFKQEGGQSIVEVTINGINRDVEYLAKASSATGLNIIAGTGYYIDHTLPPEIKALSVEERCKTMVKELTEGVGDTTIKCGVIGEIGCSWPLTPAERKSLLAAAAAQSETGAPLIIHPGRNEPSPLEIVRILQEAGADINKTVMSHLDRTVFDRAKLLELASTGVYLEYDFFGIEVTYYQSNHATDIISDAQRIQNIKFLASEGYADKVVIAHDVHTRHRLVKYGGHGYAHIQVNAVPKMLMRGISREVIDKIQISNPKAWLTFK; translated from the exons ATGGCATCAGGCCAAATCCAGACTGTCCTTGGTGATATTGAGCCCAGTGCGCTGGGACGCACCCTTACTCATGAACACATAAAGATGGACTACAAATGCTGCATTCAGCCACCCTGGAGAGCTTCTGATGcagaaaaaatggtaaattcGGAGATCAACTTGGCTAATCTTGGATGGATCCAGCACAATCCTTATAGTCACAAACTCAACTTGTCACTTGGCGATGAACCCTTTGATGATATGGTTAAAGAGCTGAACTTGTTTAAACAGGAGGGTGGACAGAGCATAGTTGAAGTGACTATCAATGGTATCAACAGAGATGTGGAGTACTTAGCTAAAGCTTCCTCGGCCACTGGCCTGAATATTATTGCTGGTACAGGATACTACATAGACCACACCCTTCCTCCCGAAATCAAGGCCTTATCTGTTGAGGAGCGCTGTAAG ACAATGGTCAAGGAGCTCACCGAGGGTGTTGGAGATACTACTATTAAGTGTGGTGTCATAGGAGAAATAGGATGTTCATGGCCACTAACACCAGCAGAGAGAAAATCATTGTTAGCTGCGGCAGCAGCACAGTCCGAGACTGGTGCTCCTCTTATTATTCACCCTGGACGGAATGAACCATCTCCCTTGGAAATTGTGCGAATACTTCAAGAGGCTGGGGCAGATATTAATAAGACTGTCATGTCTCACCTTGATCGCACTGTCTTTGATCGCGCCAAGCTCCTGGAATTGGCCTCCACAGGGGTGTATTTAGAATATGATTTTTTTGGTATTGAGGTGACTTATTATCAGAGCAATCATGCAACTGATATCATAAGCGATGCCCAGAGaatacaaaatattaaattccTGGCTTCCGAAGGGTATGCAGATAAGGTTGTTATTGCTCACGATGTCCACACACGTCATCGACTTGTCAAGTATGGTGGCCATGGTTATGCTCACATACAAGTGAATGCTGTTCCAAAGATGCTTATGAGAGGAATTTCCCGGGAAGTCATTGACAAGATTCAGATTTCAAATCCTAAAGCATGGCTAACATTCAAGTGA